From a region of the Chloroflexota bacterium genome:
- a CDS encoding transposase: protein MLCPEKHQHCVVHKMSNIESHVPEKYRNALHAELRAIFYQPDRAQADQAAATFRAKYERQYPAFIE, encoded by the coding sequence ATTCTATGCCCTGAAAAACACCAGCACTGTGTCGTTCATAAAATGAGTAATATCGAAAGTCACGTTCCCGAAAAGTACCGCAATGCGCTGCACGCGGAGCTGCGGGCGATCTTCTATCAACCCGACCGGGCGCAGGCCGACCAAGCGGCAGCGACGTTTAGGGCCAAATACGAGCGCCAGTACCCAGCATTTATCGAATGA
- the sbnB gene encoding 2,3-diaminopropionate biosynthesis protein SbnB: MQQSLTLLKGHEVGRILDGAELTLIDLVQAAYEAHQAGLSSLPHSSFLRFPNDPLNRIIALPAYLGGAQPSAGIKWIASFPGNLSHGIQRANATITLNDPQTGLPIAFMEGAQISAKRTAASAALAAKYLHSNPQETRVGLVGCGVINHETLRFLLAVFPSIREVLVFDTQPAHAEHFRAACSDQFGLNVQVVDSIEALLQRTSLIALATTAITPHIDDLSMCAAGTTILHTSLRDLNPRLIEFCDNVVDDREHVLRANTSLDLAQQALGHHHFVRCNLAEITSGQVAARPNPKQTTIFSPFGLGVLDLALAQWVLDQAREHTIGLTLNDFC, translated from the coding sequence ATGCAACAATCATTAACCCTACTCAAAGGCCATGAAGTTGGGCGCATTCTCGATGGAGCCGAATTAACCTTGATCGATTTGGTGCAAGCGGCTTACGAAGCGCATCAGGCTGGATTAAGCTCCTTGCCGCATTCCAGCTTTTTGCGCTTCCCAAATGATCCATTAAATCGGATTATTGCCTTGCCAGCCTACTTAGGTGGTGCGCAACCGAGTGCGGGAATTAAGTGGATCGCCTCGTTTCCAGGCAACCTGAGCCATGGTATCCAACGGGCCAATGCCACAATTACCCTGAACGATCCGCAAACTGGCTTGCCGATTGCCTTTATGGAAGGTGCGCAAATTAGTGCCAAGCGCACGGCGGCCAGTGCGGCTTTGGCCGCCAAATATTTGCATTCCAACCCACAGGAGACGCGGGTTGGCTTGGTTGGTTGTGGCGTGATCAACCATGAAACCCTGCGCTTTTTGCTGGCAGTCTTTCCGAGCATTCGTGAGGTGCTGGTGTTTGATACCCAACCAGCCCATGCCGAGCATTTTCGGGCGGCATGTAGCGATCAGTTTGGGTTGAATGTGCAGGTTGTGGATTCAATCGAGGCCTTGCTTCAGCGCACCAGCTTAATCGCTTTGGCAACGACGGCAATTACGCCCCATATCGACGATTTGAGCATGTGCGCTGCTGGCACAACTATCTTGCATACATCGCTGCGCGATCTCAACCCACGCTTAATCGAGTTTTGCGATAACGTAGTTGACGATCGTGAGCATGTCTTGCGAGCCAATACCTCGCTCGATTTGGCTCAACAAGCTTTGGGGCATCACCATTTTGTGCGTTGTAATCTCGCCGAAATTACCAGCGGCCAAGTTGCTGCCCGCCCAAACCCAAAACAAACCACAATTTTTAGCCCATTTGGCTTAGGCGTGCTCGATTTAGCCTTGGCCCAGTGGGTTTTGGACCAAGCCCGCGAACATACGATTGGCCTGACCCTCAACGATTTTTGCTAA
- the sbnA gene encoding 2,3-diaminopropionate biosynthesis protein SbnA, translating into MLTHGFTKLARSHDGIVQLIGNTPLIPLRRIFAEHPIQLFAKLEMFNPGGSVKDRVARSIITKALADGRIDQATTIIESSSGNLGIGLAQVCRYFGLRFICIVDSRTTNQNIQILRAYGAEVEIITQPDPDLLTARIKRVHALQASIPNSFWCNQYANLHNPMAHYATMSEILTSLPNAPDYLFCATSSCGTLRGCAEYIREQGLATKVIAVDALGSVIFGGQPGQRLIPGHGASRIPELFQPDLAAGVVYVSDADCVAGCHSLLDQEAIFAGGSSGGVIRAIAQMLPNMPANATCVAILCDRGERYLDTVFNHAWIDQHLPSVLINQSQLMIERENVVG; encoded by the coding sequence ATGTTAACCCACGGATTCACCAAATTAGCCCGTTCACACGACGGGATTGTTCAACTGATTGGTAATACGCCCTTAATTCCGTTACGTCGGATTTTTGCTGAGCATCCGATTCAGCTTTTTGCCAAGCTGGAGATGTTCAATCCAGGTGGCAGCGTTAAGGATCGGGTGGCACGCTCGATTATTACCAAAGCGCTAGCTGATGGTCGAATCGATCAAGCCACCACAATCATCGAATCAAGTTCGGGTAATTTAGGCATTGGCCTCGCCCAAGTCTGTCGTTATTTTGGCTTACGCTTTATTTGTATTGTTGATTCACGCACCACTAACCAAAATATTCAAATTCTACGGGCTTATGGGGCTGAGGTTGAAATTATTACCCAGCCTGACCCCGATTTGTTGACGGCGCGGATCAAGCGCGTGCATGCGCTCCAAGCCAGTATTCCTAATAGCTTTTGGTGTAATCAATACGCAAATTTACATAATCCAATGGCCCATTACGCCACCATGAGCGAAATTCTGACAAGTTTGCCGAATGCTCCCGACTATCTGTTTTGTGCGACCAGTAGCTGTGGCACGCTGCGCGGTTGTGCTGAATATATTCGCGAACAAGGTTTAGCAACGAAAGTCATCGCGGTTGATGCCTTGGGCAGTGTGATTTTTGGCGGCCAGCCCGGCCAGCGCTTGATTCCAGGCCATGGCGCATCGCGAATTCCCGAATTGTTCCAGCCCGATTTAGCGGCTGGGGTTGTCTATGTTTCCGATGCTGATTGTGTGGCTGGCTGCCATAGCCTGCTCGACCAAGAGGCGATTTTTGCTGGCGGCTCGTCGGGTGGCGTGATTCGCGCCATTGCTCAGATGCTGCCTAACATGCCAGCCAACGCCACCTGCGTGGCAATCTTGTGTGATCGTGGCGAACGCTATCTTGATACCGTTTTCAACCATGCTTGGATCGATCAACATCTCCCAAGTGTCCTGATTAATCAATCGCAACTGATGATTGAACGCGAAAATGTTGTCGGCTAA
- a CDS encoding MFS transporter: MISLRRWQQHPMLRFVLLWFGQTGSMIGSSLTGFALGIWVYQQHGVVSDYAWVLLTNTLPATLIAPWAGALSDRFNRRTVMLISDSIAGLSTIGLIILFSTGQLVIWQIYLANSINALARACQWPAYVASVPQLVDSTHHNRANGLMQLSHALAQLLAPLIGSSLLAWVGMPFIFTLDLLTFGLALVITASTRFAPQPQATEHADVALLQTALLAWREFLRYPSLVALTSLIILSNFSAGSIEVLITPLVLELHSVPTLGMLLTFGGLGMVAGSLLASMLRPPRGLARAVLLAELIGALAMLLAGWQPSVVGLAIAAIIYFGMLPWGSANHTSLIQQQLPNALHGRIFALISALASLALTLGFVSAGLLADRFFTPAMQPHGWLNPLFAWLVGTQPSNGIQLQFISLGLLTLLWTIGVAGWHARQTPPSEQL, from the coding sequence ATGATTTCGCTGCGGCGCTGGCAACAACACCCAATGCTGCGCTTTGTGTTGCTTTGGTTTGGCCAAACTGGCTCGATGATTGGCTCAAGCCTGACTGGCTTTGCCTTAGGCATTTGGGTCTATCAACAGCATGGCGTGGTAAGTGATTACGCTTGGGTGCTGCTGACCAATACCTTGCCTGCCACCTTAATCGCGCCATGGGCTGGAGCCTTGAGTGATCGTTTTAATCGGCGCACGGTGATGCTGATAAGCGATAGCATCGCCGGCCTTAGCACGATTGGATTGATCATCTTATTTAGCACTGGGCAATTGGTGATTTGGCAAATTTATCTCGCCAATAGTATTAATGCGCTTGCCCGTGCCTGTCAATGGCCAGCCTATGTCGCCAGCGTCCCACAATTAGTCGATTCGACGCACCATAATCGGGCGAATGGCTTGATGCAACTGAGCCATGCCTTGGCCCAATTGCTGGCTCCGCTGATTGGTAGTAGTTTGCTGGCCTGGGTTGGCATGCCCTTTATCTTTACCCTCGATCTTCTGACCTTTGGGCTGGCGTTGGTAATTACGGCGAGCACCCGTTTTGCGCCCCAACCACAGGCGACCGAGCATGCCGACGTGGCGTTATTGCAAACGGCCTTGCTGGCATGGCGCGAGTTTTTGCGCTACCCCAGCCTCGTCGCCCTAACCAGCTTAATTATTTTGAGTAATTTTAGCGCTGGCAGTATCGAGGTCTTGATCACGCCATTGGTGCTGGAACTGCATTCAGTGCCGACGCTGGGCATGCTGCTGACGTTTGGTGGTTTGGGTATGGTGGCGGGGAGTTTGTTAGCAAGTATGCTGCGCCCGCCGCGTGGTTTGGCTCGCGCAGTTTTACTAGCTGAACTGATTGGCGCATTAGCCATGCTGTTGGCTGGTTGGCAACCAAGCGTTGTCGGATTGGCAATCGCGGCAATCATCTACTTTGGCATGTTGCCATGGGGCAGTGCCAACCACACCAGTTTAATTCAACAACAGCTGCCAAATGCGCTACATGGGCGGATTTTTGCCTTGATTAGCGCTCTCGCGTCGTTAGCACTCACGCTTGGCTTCGTCAGTGCGGGCTTGCTGGCCGACCGCTTTTTCACTCCAGCCATGCAACCCCATGGCTGGCTCAACCCATTATTTGCTTGGCTCGTAGGTACGCAGCCAAGCAATGGCATTCAACTGCAATTTATAAGTTTGGGATTACTAACCTTGCTGTGGACTATCGGGGTTGCTGGATGGCATGCTCGTCAAACGCCGCCATCCGAGCAACTATAG